The Streptococcus viridans genome includes a window with the following:
- a CDS encoding CCA tRNA nucleotidyltransferase: MRLKKLPSEFQEALPILEKIRKAGYEAYFVGGSVRDAILGRPIHDVDIASSSYPEETKAIFERTIDVGIEHGTVLVLENHQEYEITTFRTEDVYVDFRRPSAVNFVRSLEEDLKRRDFTVNAFALSEEGEIIDLFNGLEDLENRVLRAVGVATERFNEDALRIMRGFRFQASLGFDLEEETFKAMADCAPLLEKISVERIFIELDKLLLAPFWRKGLEGVIASQSYQYLPLLQNSRSSLEKLFQLSMDYTFTSSEQAWAALLLTLDENKVSAFFKKWKTSRDFAKKVEQLVEIYRLREKSSLNRRDVYRYDRNLLLSAEELHQAHGLPIDFQVIEELYDSLAIHDKHEIVVNGGMLMKEYGLKPGPSLGQLLSAIEWAIVDGELENDKKAIGNFLSHYLEEMKGEA, encoded by the coding sequence ATGAGATTAAAAAAACTGCCTTCTGAATTTCAGGAGGCTTTGCCAATATTAGAAAAGATTCGAAAAGCTGGATATGAAGCTTATTTCGTCGGGGGCTCTGTGAGAGACGCCATTTTAGGTCGTCCCATCCACGATGTCGATATCGCTTCCTCCTCTTACCCAGAAGAGACCAAGGCTATTTTTGAGCGAACCATTGATGTCGGGATTGAACACGGGACGGTTCTGGTTCTTGAAAACCATCAAGAATATGAAATTACAACCTTTCGAACAGAGGATGTCTACGTCGATTTTCGCAGACCCAGTGCGGTTAATTTTGTCCGTTCCTTGGAGGAAGATCTTAAACGTCGCGATTTTACAGTCAATGCCTTTGCGTTGAGTGAGGAAGGGGAAATTATTGACCTCTTCAACGGACTAGAAGATTTGGAGAATCGGGTTTTACGAGCTGTAGGTGTAGCGACAGAACGTTTTAACGAAGATGCCCTTCGAATCATGCGTGGTTTTCGCTTTCAGGCCAGTCTTGGGTTTGATCTAGAAGAAGAGACCTTTAAGGCCATGGCAGATTGCGCCCCCTTGTTGGAGAAAATCTCTGTCGAGCGTATCTTTATTGAATTGGATAAGCTCCTCTTAGCTCCTTTTTGGCGCAAGGGCTTGGAGGGTGTGATTGCTAGCCAGAGCTATCAGTATCTTCCTCTCTTACAGAATAGTCGCTCGTCACTAGAGAAACTGTTCCAGCTCTCCATGGACTATACCTTTACGAGTTCAGAACAAGCTTGGGCTGCCTTACTCTTAACCTTAGATGAGAATAAGGTCTCTGCTTTTTTCAAGAAATGGAAAACGTCACGTGACTTTGCTAAGAAGGTAGAACAGCTGGTTGAAATCTACCGCTTGCGTGAAAAGTCCAGCTTAAATCGCCGGGATGTGTATCGTTACGATCGTAATCTCCTCTTGTCAGCGGAAGAACTACATCAGGCTCATGGCTTGCCCATAGATTTCCAAGTCATCGAAGAATTGTATGATAGTCTAGCTATTCATGATAAACACGAAATTGTAGTCAATGGTGGGATGCTGATGAAGGAATACGGCTTAAAACCAGGTCCAAGTCTAGGACAATTACTATCTGCCATTGAATGGGCCATTGTAGATGGGGAATTAGAGAATGACAAGAAAGCGATTGGGAATTTTTTGAGCCACTATCTTGAAGAGATGAAGGGAGAAGCATGA
- the dapB gene encoding 4-hydroxy-tetrahydrodipicolinate reductase, with product MPIKVVIAGFKGRMGQAAYHMVLEDPELELVGLIDPHASEKELAGVPIFTTKEGVLSLDADVWIDFTIPKVAYEHTRFALEHGLAPVVGTTGFTTEEITDLIELSREKNLGGLIAPNFAIGAVLLMQFAAQAAKYFPNVEIIELHHDKKKDAPSGTAVKTAELISQVRQPQEQGAPDEEESLPGARGANYQGMHIHSVRLPGLVAHQEVIFGSQGEGLTLRHDSYDRVSFMTGVNLGVKEVVKRHELVYGLEHLL from the coding sequence ATGCCGATTAAAGTAGTGATTGCAGGTTTTAAAGGGCGAATGGGTCAAGCAGCTTATCACATGGTGTTAGAGGATCCTGAGCTAGAATTAGTCGGCTTGATTGATCCCCATGCGTCTGAAAAAGAACTAGCAGGTGTTCCAATCTTTACCACCAAGGAAGGTGTTTTGTCGCTGGATGCGGATGTGTGGATTGACTTCACCATCCCTAAAGTGGCGTATGAACATACCCGCTTTGCTTTGGAGCATGGACTAGCGCCTGTGGTTGGGACAACTGGATTTACAACAGAAGAAATCACTGATTTGATTGAATTGTCTCGTGAGAAGAATCTTGGAGGCCTCATCGCGCCAAACTTTGCTATAGGAGCAGTTTTGCTCATGCAATTTGCAGCACAGGCAGCTAAGTATTTCCCGAATGTAGAGATTATCGAGTTGCATCATGATAAGAAGAAGGATGCACCGAGTGGGACTGCTGTGAAGACAGCTGAGCTGATCAGTCAGGTCCGTCAACCACAAGAGCAGGGAGCGCCAGATGAAGAAGAGAGCCTTCCAGGTGCACGCGGTGCTAACTACCAAGGCATGCACATCCATTCGGTGCGCTTGCCTGGTCTGGTAGCCCATCAAGAAGTGATTTTCGGTAGTCAAGGAGAAGGATTGACCTTACGCCACGATTCCTATGATCGGGTGTCCTTCATGACAGGGGTCAATCTAGGAGTAAAAGAAGTAGTCAAGCGTCATGAGCTTGTCTATGGTTTAGAACATCTATTATGA